One Candidatus Hydrogenedentota bacterium DNA segment encodes these proteins:
- a CDS encoding sodium-translocating pyrophosphatase, with protein MCALALVMMLFAGTAGASEADLVIPDLSSVSFAGINGHNLLLFGLIICVGGSLFGLVQFVRIRNLPVHKAMLEISDLIYETCKTYLITQGKFLALLWGFIAVIIVVYFGMLLHFTIAKVVTIVFFSIVGILGSYGVAWFGIRINTLANSRTAFASLGGKPFPTMAIPLQAGMSIGMLLISVELVIMLFILLFVPGDWAGPCFIGFAIGESLGAAALRIAGGIFTKIADIGSDLMKIVFKIKEDDARNPGVIADCTGDNAGDSVGPTADGFETYGVTGVALITFILLAVTGAAVQVQLLVWIFVMRVGMIVTSGLSYFINDAWAKAKYGHAQKFNFEIPLTTLVWLTSFISIAMTYVLSFVLIKDLGDGTLWWKLSTIITCGTIAGALIPELVKVFTSVNSRHVREIVTASREGGASLNIISGFVAGNFSAYWMGMAIVLLMGIAYVVSTLGLASIMAAPAIFAFGLVAFGFLGMGPVTIAVDSYGPVTDNAQSVYELSTIETIPNISKDIEKTFGFKPDFERSKDFLEENDGAGNTFKATAKPVLIGTAVVGATTLIFSIIQLLKARFGDADVAHGLSIQNPMFLLGLITGGAMIFWFAGAATQAVATGAYKAVEFIKRNIKLEGGGEKASVEDSKKVVAICTQYAQKGMFNIFLAVFFGTLAFACLNHYFFIGYLISIAIFGLYEAIFMANAGGAWDNAKKIVETELKAKGTELHDACVVGDTVGDPFKDTSSVAMNPVIKFTTLFGLLAVELAIELSRSISLTAAVLFFICSAVFVYRSFYSMRIPERVGDK; from the coding sequence ATGTGCGCGCTCGCACTTGTGATGATGTTGTTCGCGGGCACGGCGGGTGCCAGCGAGGCGGATCTCGTAATCCCCGATTTGTCCAGCGTGAGTTTTGCCGGAATCAACGGGCACAACCTGCTGTTGTTCGGATTGATCATCTGCGTTGGAGGCTCGCTGTTCGGTCTGGTGCAGTTCGTGCGGATTCGCAATCTTCCCGTGCACAAGGCGATGCTGGAGATTTCGGATCTCATCTACGAAACCTGCAAGACCTATCTGATCACCCAGGGCAAATTCCTTGCCCTGCTGTGGGGGTTCATCGCCGTCATCATCGTCGTGTACTTCGGCATGCTGCTGCATTTCACGATTGCCAAAGTCGTCACGATTGTCTTCTTCAGCATCGTAGGTATCCTGGGCAGCTACGGCGTGGCATGGTTCGGCATCCGAATCAACACGCTGGCCAATTCGCGCACGGCGTTTGCCAGCCTCGGCGGGAAACCGTTCCCGACGATGGCGATTCCGCTGCAGGCCGGCATGAGCATCGGCATGCTGCTGATCTCGGTCGAACTCGTAATCATGCTATTCATCCTGTTGTTCGTGCCCGGCGACTGGGCAGGCCCCTGCTTCATCGGCTTCGCCATCGGCGAATCGCTGGGCGCGGCGGCGTTGCGCATCGCGGGCGGCATCTTCACGAAGATTGCCGATATCGGGTCCGATCTCATGAAAATCGTCTTCAAAATCAAGGAAGACGATGCGCGCAACCCGGGCGTCATCGCGGACTGCACCGGCGACAACGCGGGCGACTCGGTCGGCCCGACGGCGGACGGATTCGAAACCTACGGGGTCACGGGGGTGGCGCTCATCACCTTCATTCTGCTGGCGGTGACGGGCGCGGCGGTTCAGGTCCAATTGCTTGTGTGGATTTTTGTGATGCGTGTTGGCATGATTGTGACCAGCGGCCTGTCGTACTTCATCAACGACGCGTGGGCCAAGGCCAAGTACGGCCATGCGCAGAAGTTCAACTTCGAGATTCCGCTGACCACGCTGGTGTGGCTTACCTCGTTCATCTCCATCGCGATGACCTATGTGCTCTCGTTTGTCCTTATCAAGGATCTTGGCGACGGTACGCTGTGGTGGAAACTCTCCACCATCATCACCTGCGGCACCATCGCGGGCGCCTTGATTCCCGAATTGGTCAAGGTGTTCACGTCGGTGAATTCGCGCCATGTGCGTGAAATCGTGACCGCTTCGCGCGAAGGCGGCGCGAGCCTCAATATCATCAGCGGTTTCGTGGCCGGCAATTTCAGCGCCTATTGGATGGGCATGGCCATTGTGTTGCTGATGGGTATCGCATACGTCGTCAGCACGCTCGGTCTGGCTTCGATCATGGCCGCGCCGGCCATCTTCGCGTTCGGTCTCGTGGCGTTCGGATTCCTGGGCATGGGACCGGTCACCATCGCGGTGGATTCCTACGGTCCGGTGACGGACAACGCCCAGTCCGTGTATGAGTTGTCCACCATTGAAACCATCCCGAATATTTCCAAGGACATCGAGAAGACCTTCGGATTCAAGCCGGATTTCGAGCGAAGCAAGGATTTCCTGGAAGAAAACGACGGCGCCGGCAACACCTTCAAGGCCACGGCCAAGCCGGTGTTGATCGGTACGGCGGTGGTGGGCGCGACGACACTCATCTTCTCCATCATCCAACTGCTGAAAGCCCGGTTTGGCGATGCCGACGTGGCCCACGGTTTGTCCATTCAGAATCCGATGTTCCTGCTTGGCCTGATTACGGGTGGCGCGATGATCTTCTGGTTTGCGGGCGCGGCGACGCAGGCCGTGGCCACCGGCGCCTACAAGGCCGTCGAGTTCATCAAGCGCAACATCAAACTGGAAGGCGGTGGGGAAAAGGCTTCCGTCGAAGACTCCAAGAAAGTCGTGGCCATCTGCACGCAGTACGCGCAGAAGGGCATGTTCAACATCTTCCTGGCCGTCTTCTTCGGCACCCTGGCCTTTGCCTGTCTCAACCATTACTTCTTCATCGGCTACCTGATTTCGATTGCCATTTTCGGCTTGTACGAGGCCATCTTCATGGCCAACGCCGGCGGCGCATGGGACAATGCCAAGAAAATCGTGGAAACCGAACTCAAGGCCAAGGGCACCGAACTGCACGATGCGTGTGTCGTCGGTGACACGGTCGGCGACCCCTTCAAGGATACCTCGTCCGTGGCCATGAACCCGGTCATCAAGTTCACGACCCTGTTCGGCCTTCTGGCCGTCGAACTTGCCATCGAACTCAGCCGCTCCATCAGTCTTACGGCGGCGGTGCTGTTCTTCATCTGTTCGGCCGTGTTCGTGTACCGGTCGTTCTACAGCATGCGCATTCCGGAACGCGTGGGCGACAAATAA
- a CDS encoding GNAT family N-acetyltransferase, protein MEGPRPIRVDELPSLARLVDTVFMKGREGAMFGHFPALFGGHNARNCLVFVDKGRVVSHFGMIQRWACIDGCTVRVACVGAVSTHEAYRGRRLATRLFSAARQQALEDGVDFMLISGDRDLYRQAGAVPVGIDWTARINREQAEAWRLPGIEIGAFRREDIPACAALYGQRTARFVRPPEDWHNLLVHGRADAREVITIVVRRYGVVCGYFVLPETTIETVTDAIEFAGEPLALRAAMAPLMDNRGFNEFFLRLQQGDTVLRGLFAREGVSLEPVKTGGTLLILNFNQLVQRLRPVIEARTDTARSAQINIREDDGVFRFQSSDAEFSTDRSGAARALFGYPGDPPLPGSLGSILPLPTLWYGINYT, encoded by the coding sequence TTGGAAGGACCCCGTCCCATCCGCGTGGATGAATTGCCGTCGTTGGCCCGGCTGGTGGATACCGTGTTCATGAAGGGCCGCGAAGGGGCAATGTTCGGCCATTTCCCCGCGCTGTTTGGTGGGCACAATGCCCGAAATTGCCTGGTTTTCGTGGACAAGGGCCGTGTCGTCAGCCATTTCGGCATGATTCAACGCTGGGCGTGTATTGACGGCTGCACGGTGCGCGTGGCGTGTGTTGGCGCCGTGAGCACCCATGAGGCGTATCGCGGCCGGCGGCTTGCCACGCGGCTTTTCAGCGCCGCACGGCAACAGGCCCTTGAAGACGGCGTGGATTTCATGCTCATTTCCGGCGATCGGGACTTGTACCGGCAGGCGGGGGCCGTGCCGGTTGGAATCGATTGGACGGCGCGCATTAACCGTGAGCAGGCGGAAGCATGGCGGCTGCCCGGCATTGAGATTGGCGCCTTCCGCCGCGAGGATATTCCGGCGTGCGCCGCGCTTTACGGCCAGCGCACGGCACGATTTGTGCGCCCGCCGGAAGACTGGCACAACCTGCTCGTCCATGGCCGCGCGGATGCGCGGGAGGTGATTACTATCGTTGTGCGGAGATATGGAGTTGTTTGCGGTTATTTTGTCCTGCCGGAAACGACCATCGAAACGGTCACCGATGCCATCGAGTTTGCCGGCGAACCGCTGGCGCTGCGCGCGGCGATGGCGCCCCTGATGGACAACCGGGGATTCAACGAATTCTTTTTGCGCCTGCAACAGGGCGACACGGTCCTGCGGGGCCTGTTTGCGCGGGAGGGCGTCTCGCTCGAACCCGTCAAAACGGGCGGCACACTGCTGATTTTGAATTTCAATCAACTCGTGCAACGGCTCCGTCCGGTCATTGAGGCGCGGACGGACACGGCACGATCGGCACAAATCAATATCAGGGAAGACGACGGCGTGTTTCGGTTCCAATCGTCCGACGCGGAGTTTTCAACCGACCGTTCCGGCGCCGCGCGGGCCCTGTTCGGCTACCCCGGAGATCCCCCTCTTCCGGGATCGCTGGGAAGCATCCTTCCGCTCCCAACATTGTGGTACGGCATCAATTACACATAG